The region CACGGCGGTGACCCGGCACATTTCGACCGCAATCGCTATCCGCAACTGCCCGGCTGGAGCTACGGCAGCCAGTGGTGGATCAGCAACAACAACCGCGGCTGCTTCTCCGCCCGGGGCATTCACGGACAGACTCTGTGGGTCGATCCGGCGGCGGAAATGACGGTTGCACGATTCGCTTCGCACCCGACTGCGGCCAACGGCGCCAACGATCCGCTCTCGCTTCCGGTCTGGGCTGCACTGGCCGAAGCCTTAAGTTCCTGATTTTCTGCGATCTGTCTGGATTTGTTTCATTTTCCTGACAGGACTTTGGGGCAGCGTTATTTTCACTTGAGATTCATGCGCAGGGCCTTATTTACCCCCTCTCGCTGCCCCATGGGGACTTCCAAACCGCAAGGCAGCTTCGTTCAACGTTCCGTTTGGGGGTCCCTTGAGTTGCACATCCATCCTGACGCACTGGCTGTAGTTCGCGCCTCCGCGCCTGAACAACCCGCCATTTTGAACCGTCCGCACGCCGCCGCGCGCGCTGCCCGATTCTTCGTCGAGAAGTTTCCGGGCAAGTCGCTGTACGCGGTCAAGGCGAATCCGTCAGCCGATCTGATCCGCATCCTTTGGGATTCGGGCGTCACGCATTACGACGTCGCCTCGATTGCGGAGGTGCGCCTGGTGCGGGAAACGCTGCCCGAGGCAGTGCTGTGCTTCATGCATCCGGTGAAGGCTCCGGCGGCGATCCGCGAAGCCTATCACACTTATGGCGTGCGCGTGTTCAGCCTCGATTCGATCGAGGAGCTGGAAAAGATCAAGGCGGCGACGGCCGATGCAGATGGCAACGTGCCCGAGGACCTGACGCTGTGCGTGCGTCTGCGCGTCTCGTCGGAGTATTCGGAACTCAGCCTTGCCTCGAAGTTCGGCTGCGATCTGACCAATGCCGCTGAACTGCTGCAGGCGACCCGCCAGGTGGCGGACTCGCTCGGCGTGTGCTTCCATGTCGGCAGCCAGTCGATGAGCCCGCATGCCTATGTGCAGGCGCTGGAGCGCGTGCGCGCGGCGATTGTCGACGCTTCGGTGCTCGTCGACATCATCGACGTGGGTGGGGGCTTCCCGTCGATCTATCCGGGCATGGAGCCGCCGCCGCTCGAAGATTACTTCGGCGTGATCGACCGTACCTATGAATCGCTGCCGGTATCGTACTCGGCCGAACTGTGGTGCGAGCCGGGCCGGGCGCTGTGTGCCGAGTACAACTCGATGATCGTGCGCGTCGAACGCCGCCGCGGGGCCGAGCTGTACATCAACGATGGTGCCTATGGCGCGCTGTTCGATGCGGCACACGTCGGCTGGCGCTTCCCGGTGCGCGTGCTGCGCGACGAGGTGGCCAACGACGTCGAGACCGAGATCGAGATGGAGCCGTTCAGCTTCTATGGCCCGACCTGCGACGACATGGACCACATGGAAGGTCCGTTCGAACTGCCGGTGGACATGAAGGTCGGCGATTACATCGAGATCGGCATGCTCGGCGCCTATGGCGCGGCGATGAAGACCGCGTTCAACGGCTTTGGCGCGACGGAAGTGTTCGAAGTGACTGACGAGCCGATGTCGAGCCAGTACCGTGGCGACCGCCGCGATCCGCGTGTCTCGGACAACGTGGTCTCGCTGCGCTGAATTTTCGGCCTCATTGAAGAAACAAGGAAGGCCCTGCCGCGAGGTGGGGCCTTTCTCGTCAGTGCCGCGCGATGACGGCGTGATATAGCGCAGCGATAGAAACCACCCAGAGCGCCACGATGGCGATCAGACCGACGGTGGAGCGAGGCTTGTCGACCAAGCTTGCCCGTTCGCGCAGGTCTTCCATGAGCGGTGCCGGAATCATCCTGACGGCGAGCGATATGCCGAGCGGCACGAGGATCACGTCGTCCAAGTAGCCGAGGATGGGGATGAAATCCGGGATCAGGTCAATCGGTGACAGGGCATAGGCTGCGACGATTGCGGCAACGACTTTTGCTGCCACCGGCACTCGCGGATCGCGCGCGGCGAGCCACAGGGCGACCACGTTGCGCTTGATGCGCCGGGCCCATGCCTTGAGATCCTGGAGTGCCTTGGCCGCCATCTGCACGAGGTAGGGGCGCGGCGCGCTGTTACAAGCTTCAGTCGAACCCGACGAACCGTGCCGCTTCGTCCACGCTCTTGCGGTTGCTGACGACAGCGTTGGCGGGAAAGGCGGGATCCGGCCAGCCGAGCGCGACGGCCTTCATGATCACCTGATCGTCGGGGATGCCGGCGTGCTCACGCACGACCGGAGATTGCATGATGCCCTGCGAGTTGATCACACAGCCGAGGCCGCGCGACCAGGCAGCGTTGACGAGGGCGGTGGTGACTGCGCCGCAATCGAAGGCGGTATCGTCGCTGCCCGAAAGTTCGCGGTCATAGGTGACGATCACGCAGACCGGCGCGTCGAACTGGCGGAAGCCGCGCAGCACCCAGTCCTGACGAGCGGGCGCGTCGTCGCGGGCGATGCCCATGGCGCCGAACAGTTGCTTGGCAACTTCTACCTGACGATCGCGGTGAACGCCGGCAAAGGGGCTGCCCTTGCGGAATTCGCGGCTGTCAGGCTCGCCTGCGAGGATGCGTTCGGTGTTGCCCTTGCGGATGCGTTCCAGCGGCTCGCCGGTGATGACGTGGAAGTGCCAGGGCTGCGTGTTCATCGAGGTGGGCGAGCGCATCGCCATGGTCAGAATTTCCTCGATCAGCGCGCGCGGAACCGGCTTATCCAGATAGCCGCGGATCGACCGGCGGCCGAGGACCACTTCGTCATAGGACGGAACCGACATGCACTCTCCCGACATTTAATTGATCGGTTAAGGGTAGCGCGGTGTGCGTGAAAGGCAAGCCCAACGAAAAAGCCCTCCCGGTTGGGGAGGGCTTTTTGACTTGCAGAAGCGCGCAGATCAGGCGGCTTTCCGGATTTCCATTTCCATGCGCTGCCAGATCTCGACCAGAGCCTCGGTCAGCTCGTCCATCATCGCTTCGGTATGCGATGGCCCCGGCGTGAAGCGCAGGCGCTCCGTGCCGCGGGGGACGGTCGGGAAGTTGATCGGCTGGACGTAGACGCCGTATTCGGCGAGCAGGATGTCGCTGATCTTCTTGGCGCGGACGGGGTCACCAACCATCAGCGGCACGATGTGCGTGGTCGACGCCATGACCGGCAGCCCGGCATCGGCGAAGGCCTTCTTGAGGTAGGCCGCTGCGGCCTGCTGGCCTTCGCGCTCCTCGCTCGACGCCTTGAGGTGGCGGACCGAGGCGAGCACACCTGCGACCAGCACCGGGGAAAGCGAGGTGGTGAAGATGAAGCCGGGGGCATAGGAGCGGATCACGTCGATGATCTTGCGATCTGCCGCGATGTAGCCGCCCATGACGCCGAAGGCCTTGCCCAGCGTGCCTTCGATGATGTCGATGCGGTGGGCCGCCTCGTCACGATCGGTGATGCCGCCGCCGCGTGGGCCATACATGCCGACAGCGTGAACCTCGTCAATGTAGGTCAGCGCGTTGTACTTTTCCGCCAGGTCGCAGATCGCGTGGATGGGGGCGACGTCACCGTCCATCGAGTAGACCGATTCGAAGGCGATCAGCTTGGGCAGGGCGGGGTCCGTCTCGGCCAGAAGCTGTTCGAGGTGTTCGACGTCGTTGTGACGGAACACCTTCTTCTCGGCGCCCGAATTGCGGATTCCCGCGATCATCGAGGCGTGGTTCAGCTCGTCCGAGAAGATCACGCAGCCCGGCAGGATCTTGGCCAGCGTCGACAGCGTGGCGTCATTCGAGACGTAGCCCGAGGTGAACAGCAGCGCGCCTTCCTTGCCGTGCAGGTCGGCAAGCTCTTCCTCAAGCTGGATGTGGTAATGGGTGTTGCCGCCGATGTTGCGGGTGCCGCCCGAGCCGGCGCCGACGTTGTGCAGCGCTTCTTCCATCGCTTCGATCACCTTGGGGTGCTGGCCCATGGCGAGATAATCGTTCGAGCACCACACCGTGATCGGCTTCGGGCCATTGTGGCCAGCGAAGCAGCGCGCATTGGGGTAGGCGCCCTTGTTGCGCAGGATATCGATGAAGACGCGGTAGCGGCCTTCGGAGTGCAGACGCTCGATCGCAGAATCAAAAACCTGATCGTAATTCACCCCGCCGCTCCTTCCTGCAACGAAAGCACATCCGCGCTTCCGAGGCCCGATCCCGCTGGGCCACCGGCGAATGGGCGGCTTCTACGCCTGTTCAAACCGCATTGCCAGCCTCATTTGCCATAACTGCCCGAAAGTCGGAGCTATTTGGTTGTCTCGGCCTTACGTAGTTCCGGCGCAAGCGTGATCCCGTACTCCGGCCCCTTTGTCATCACCCATCCCGCGTCGTGCGATGGGACGATAACGAGACCCTCGTTCGCCTTCTTCAGGGCCTTGAGCCCCTTGAGCCAGCCCATGACTGCGGACCGGTCTTCAGGCGCCAGCAAGTCTGCCACGAGGCGCGAACGCGGCGTCGGAATCTCGACATTGGCGGCGAGCGAGGCGGTGTCGCCGGCGAAGATGTACTCCCGGCCCGAGGCGAGACGCACATAGATCATTTCTGAAGCAGGGGTGTGCCCCGGCGTCTGGATCAGCACGACGCCCGGGGCAACCGCCTCGATTGGGGCAAACTTGCGCGGGGTATGCAGCAGCTGGGCATTTTCGCGCCAGAGTGCATTGATATTGCCCATCATTCCTTCGGAAACGACAGCTTTGCCTTCGATGCTCTTGAAGCGGGGGTAATCGAGGAATCCTCCGATGTGATCGATGTGCGCATGCGTGAACAGGATCATCGTGGCGCGATCCATCCAGCCGTCAACCAGTTGCTGCGCCCGGTGACTGTAGATCTCGAAGCCCATGCTGCGTGCATCGTCTTCCGAGATGCCCGGATCGATCACGATGCCGCCTTTGGGCGTCTCGATCTGCCACGCCGTGATGCCGCTGGTGATCTGCCGCAGGCCGGTGCCTGCAGCCAGCGCGGCACCCGGAACATCCCGCATCGCCACGGTGGCATAGGTTATGGCCGTGGGCTTGCCGCCCGGCATGGCATCGGCCGCCTTGCGCAGCGCGCCGAGGTCAATCCTGCGGGCCGGCACTTGCGGCCCGGCGTTCACCAGAAGCCAGTAATAGGCGAATCCCAGCGCCGCCAGCAGCACGATCATGAACCTGGAAATCCTGCCCAAGACCTGTCCCCCGGTCGTGCCTGTGTCAAAACGTCTCTATCCGATCGAGCCCGTGCCGCGCCAGTGCCTGGCGCAGGGCTGCCACATCGTCGCCGTTGCGCGTGAACAGGGCAAGATCGGGGCGGTCGCGATGCCATGACTGGCCCTGCGTGAGGGAGGCAATGCGGCGGGCGATGCCGTCCGATCCATCGACGAACTGAACGCCCGGCCCGAAAGCCTCGGCGAGCTCATCCTGCACCAGCGGGAAATGCGTGCAGGCAAGCACCACGGTATCGATGCGATCGCCGCCGGGCATCTCCTGCAGGGCCTGCGCGGCGCGCTGGTAGATCGCCGGATCGACCGGCTCGCCGCGCAGCTTGGCCTCGGCAGCAGCGACCAGTTCGGGCGCGCCATGGCGCAGAAGCAGCTTGTCGCTGGCGAATTCTGCCTCCAGCCGGTCGACGTAGGCCTGCCGGATCGTGGCAGTCGTGCCCAGCAGGCCGATAACGCCGGTCTTCGTCATCGCTGCGGCGGGCTTGATTGCCGGCACGGTGCCGACGATGGGCACTTCGAGCACCTCGCGCACCGCGGCCAGCGCGATGGTCGACGCGGTGTTGCAGGCGATGCACACCAGCCTTGGCCGAAGACGCTCGGTCAGCCTGCCGAGCAAGCCGGAAACCCGCGCCGCGATCTGGGCCTCGGTCTTGTCGCCATAGGGCAGGCCGGCATTGTCGGCGACGTAGATCACTGGCGCCTCGGGAAGGATGCCGCGCACCTTTTTCAGCACGGACAGACCGCCCACGCCCGAATCGAACAGGAGCAGCGGCGCGGCGGCATCGGGTTGGTGAGAAGCGGTCATCTGCCGGGCTTGTATCGGGAATGGCGACAAAATGGAAAGTGGCCTCTTTCGCTTTTGTGAAGGGACAGGATATGAGCGGGGCGTGGAAACGCTCATGCCCCTGCTCGTCGGCTATCTGCTCGGCTCCGTGCCCTTCGGCCTCGTCCTGACACGATTGACCGGGGGCGGCGATCTGCGCGCCATCGGTTCGGGGAACATCGGGGCGACGAACGTGCTGCGCACCGGCAAGAAGGGCGTCGCCGTTGCAACGCTCCTGCTCGACATGGGCAAGGGGCTGGCTGCGGTCCTGCTGGCGCGGCACTTCTGGCCGGGAAGCGAACCGCTGGCAGCGCTGGCGGCTGTGCTTGGCCATTGCTTCCCGGTCTGGCTCAAGTTCAAGGGCGGCAAGGGCGTTGCGACGATGATGGGCGTATCGCTGGGGCTCGCCTGGCCGATCGGCCTCGCTTATGCGGTGGTCTGGCTCGGCGTGCTGTTCGCCAGCCGTATCTCCTCGCTGGGAGGGATGAGCGCCGCGCTTGCTGCTCCACTGGCCGCGCTGCTTCTGGGCTACACGGCTTACGTTCCGGTACTGGCGCTGCTGGCGCTGCTTGTGCTGTTCCTGCACCGCGAGAACATTGCCCGTCTGCGCGCCGGGACCGAGCCCAGGGTCGGCAGCAAGAAGTGAGCGCTGCGGCTGAAGCCACGCTCTCTCGCGACGAGGCCTTCGCCCGCATCCGCCTGCTGCGTTCGCCCAATATCGGGCCGGTCAGCTACTACCAGTTGCTGCGCCGCTTCGGGACGGCCAGTGCCGCACTCGATGCCCTGCCTGATCTGGCAGCGCGCGGCGGGGCACCGTATCGGCCGGCTGCCGCGGACCGCGTGGAGCGGGAAATTGCCGCGGTCCGCAAGGCCGGTGCCCGCTATCTCTTCCATGACGGGCCTGACTATCCGGCGCTGCTGGCCGAGCTCGAAAGCCCCCCGCCGATCCTGACGGTGCGCGGCGATACCGCCTTGCTGCAGCGACCCTCGGTTGCCGTGGTTGGCGCACGCAATGCCTCGGCCGCCGCTGTGAAGCTCTCGCGCGATTTCGCGGCGGCGCTGGCCGGCCAGGGTTATGCCGTTGTCTCGGGGCTGGCACGCGGGATCGATGCTGCCGCGCATCGCGGAGCGCTGGCGGGCATGGCGACCGGCGGAGGCACCGTCGGGGTGATCGCCAGTGGGATCGACATCACCTATCCGCCCGAAAACGTGGACCTGCAGGAGCAAGTCGCCTGCGAAGGGCTGCTGATTGCCGAAATGCCGCCGGGTACCGAACCCCTCGCGCGGCACTTCCCGCACCGCAACCGCATCATTGCCGGCCTCGCCACCGGCACGCTTGTGGTGGAGGCCGCGCCCAAGTCCGGATCGCTGATCACCGCACGCCTTGCGGCCGAGGCCGGGCGCGAGGTCATGGCCATTCCCGGCTCACCGCTCGACAGCCGCTCGCATGGTTGCAACCAGCTCATCCGCGAAGGCGCGATTCTGGTGCAGCGGCCGGAAGACGTGGTGGAACTGCTCACAGGCTTTACCGGCCAGCCGCGGTCAACCTTCCGCGAGCATGCGCCAGACTATGGCGCGGCAGGGGGAGACGAAGCGGCAGACATCGCCGGCCTGTTGACGCTGGCCCCGATTGGCGTCGACGAGCTGATCCGGCAGAGCGGAGCAAGCGCGGGGTCGGTGCAGATGGCCTTGCTCGAACTGGAACTGGCAGGTCGTCTGCAACGTCACGCAGCCGGAAGGGTCAGCCTCCTGTCCTGAACGACAGGTCAACCAGCCGCTTGACGAACCGCGCCGCATTTCCCCACCCTCGCGCGTACGTACACGTAAGGACTGCTTTTCATCGCCATGCAGCTTGTCATTGTTGAATCCCCGGCCAAGGCCAAGACCATCGAGAAGTACCTCGGCCCCGGCTTCAAGGTTCTCGCCTCCTACGGTCATATCCGCGATCTCCCGGTAAAGGACGGCTCGGTCCGCCCGGAAGAGGACTTCGCGATGGATTGGGAACTTTACGGGGACAAGCAGTCCCGCGTGAAGGCCATCACCGATGCGGCCAAGGATGCCGATCGTCTCATTCTGGCGACCGACCCTGATCGTGAAGGTGAAGCAATTTCTTGGCATGTCAGGGAGTTGCTGAAGAAACGTAAGTCGCTTCCTAAGGAAGTCGAGCGCGTCACCTTCAACGCGATCACCAAGCAGACGGTGACCGATGCGATGAAGCGCCCGCGCGAACTCGACCAGGACCTGATCGACGCCTATCTCGCCCGCCGCGCGCTCGATTACCTGTTCGGCTTCACGCTTTCGCCGGTGTTGTGGCGCAAGCTGCCCGGCGCGAAGTCTGCCGGGCGCGTGCAGTCCGTGGCCCTGCGCCTCATCGTCGAGCGGGAGCGCGAGATCGAGGTCTTCAAGGCGCAGGAATACTGGTCGGTCATTGCCCGGCTTGAGCAGGGCGGAACCGAATTTGCCGCACGGCTCGTCAAGTTCGATGGTCAGAAGCTCGACAAGCTGACACTGGGTGACGAAGGCGCCGCGATGAAGGCCAAGGCCGTGGTCGATGCCGGGACCTTCCGCGTCGAAGAAGTCGAGACAAAGCCCACGCGGCGCAACCCCTATCCGCCGTTCACCACTTCGACGTTGCAGCAGGAAGCCGCGCGCAAGCTCGGCTTCTCTGCCAGCCATACCATGCGCGTGGCGCAGACGCTCTATGAAGCGGGCGCGATCACCTACATGCGTACCGATGGCGTGCAGATGGACCCGAGCGCGATTTCGGCGGCGCGCAAGGCGATCTCCGACCGCTACGATGGGCATTACCTTCCCGAAAAACCGCGTCATTACGAGACGAAGGCGAAGAATGCTCAGGAAGCACATGAAGCTATCCGGCCGACGGATTTCAGCAAGGATCGCTACGGTTCGGGGGACGAGGCGCGGCTCTATGACCTGATCTACAAGCGCGCGATGGCCAGCCAGATGGCCTCGGCAAATATCGAGCGCACCAGCGTGACGCTGCGCGATGGCACTGGCAAGCACGAGCTGCGGGCGACCGGGCAGGTGGTGAAGTTCCCCGGCTTCCTCGCCGTCTATGAGGAAGGGCGCGACCAGAAGGCCGATGGCGACGACGAGGACGGCAGCCTGCTGCCCGCGCTGAGCAAGGGCGATACGCCTGCCAAGCGCGGGGTCGACGCCACGCAGCACTTCACCCAGCCGCCGCCGCGCTATTCCGAAGCGAGCCTGGTCAAACGCCTTGAGGAACTGGGCATCGGGCGGCCTTCGACATATGCGGCAACGCTGCAGGTGCTGAAAGATCGCAACTACGTTCGGACGGAGAAAAACCGTTTCTTTGCAGAAGAGTCCGGGCGACTCCTGACATCGTTTCTTGAGCGGTTCTTTACCCGTTATGTGGCCTACGAGTTCACTGCAGGCATGGAAGAGGAGCTTGACGATGTGTCGGGCGGGCGTGCCGAGTGGAAGAAGGTGCTTGCCGAGTTCTGGCGCGACTTCAAGCCCAAGTCCGACGAGGTGATGGAGAAGAAGCCGAGCGAGGTGACCGCCGAGCTTGACGAATTCCTGTCCGACTACCTCTTCCCGCCGCGCGAAGACGGCAGCGATCCCCGTTTGTGCCCCAAGTGCGAGGCGGGACGCCTTTCGCTGCGCGGTGGCCGTTACGGGGCTTTTGTCGCCTGCTCGAACTATCCGGAATGCAAGTATACCCGCAAGTTCGCCCAGCCCGGCGGAGCTGACGGCGATGGCGGCGGGGACGGCGTGCTGGGCAAGGACCCGGAAAGCGGGCTCGAAGTTGTGCGCAAGGCTGGCCGCTTTGGTCCCTACATCCAGTTGGGCGAAGGCAAGGAGGCCAAGCGTGCGTCGATCCCCAAGGATATCGGCGAACTCGATCTTGAGTGGGCGCTGAAGCTGCTTTCCCTGCCGCGCGAGGTTGGCATGCATCCCGAAACCGGCAAGCCGATCACCGCCAGCATCGGTCGTTACGGGCCTTACCTGGCGCATGAGGGCAAGTACGCGCGCCTTAAATCGACCAGCGAGGTGTTCGAAACCGGCATGAACGCTGCCGTGATGCACCTTGCCGCCGCAGCGGCAGGCGCTGGCGCTCGTGGCGGCAGGACAGCAGCGGAACCGCTCAAGGTTTTCGGGCCGCACCCGACGTCAGGGGGCGAAATCAAGCTCATGGCTGGGCGGTATGGGCCTTACGTGACAGACGGAACCACCAACGCGACCCTGCCCAAGGACAAGCAGCCCGAAGCCCTGACGCTGGAAGAAGCGATCACCCTGATCGACGAGCGGGCGGCCAAGGGTCCGGCCAAGGGAAAGAAGGGCGCGAAGAAGGCTCCGGCCAAGAAAGCTCCGGCAAAGAAAGCGGCACCAAAGAAGGAAGCGGCCGAGAAGCCAGCAGCCAAGAAGCCGGCGGCAAAGAAAGCACCGGCAAAGAAGGCTGCGAAGAGCGCCGAGTAAGCGGGCTACCGGCCGTGCCTTAGCGGCGCGGCCGGTAGAGCCAGTATTCCTTGTTGCCGAGGCGGAGGGCCGCGTAGCGTTCGTAGCTGCGCGCAAGACCCTCGGCCATCATCCGGCGGGTATCAAGGTTGGGCAGGTAGGGTTTTTCGTGTGCTGCTCGGGTCAGGATCACGTCCGGCCGGCTTGCCAGGATGCGGGCCATCTCCTGATGCGGGTCAACGCCCACCGCCGGTGCCTCTACATATGTGTTGAGGTGGTTCGGGAAAATGCGCGTCGTCGGCAGGCAGGAATTGGTCGTGCGATAGAACGCCAGTTCGCCCTCGAAGATGAACAGGCAGCCGTCGCGCAGCTCCTGCCTGATGGCAGTATCCATCGCCTCATACTCTCTGGTGGAGCCGTGCTGCCGGTACTGGTAGACCATCACCACGATCCCGGCGAACGCCCCGAAGCCGAGGAGCAGCCGGCCATACCAGCGTTCTCCCGGTGCCGTGCGGGCGAGAGCGGGGGCAGCAAGCACCGCAAGCGGCATCAACACCGGCGCGACGTAGTGATCGTACCATGTGCCGAACAGCAGGAATCCACCGACCGCAGCGAGGCACCAAATCACGATGACACGCCTGCTGCCCGCCTGCTCGTCCCCTGCGCTGACGGAGAGCCTGGGCGCGAGGAAGATCGCCAGCCAGAACGGGGTCAGCACCAGAACTTCCTTGGTCAGGCGCCAATAGGCTTTCCAGCCGTCGGAATCGCGTTCGAAGATCGAAACGAAGTTGGCGTAGACGAAGGCATCGAACTGCCCGATGTGCGCATACCAGAGCGCAGCGGCGGCAGTCGGGGCAAGCGCGACGCCAATCCAGAGCAGGCCGGTTGCAGCCAAGCGCTTGAAGGACCACACATCGGCAAAGCCGCGTGCCAGCAGGATCAGGCCGAACGCAGCACCTTCGAAGATCACCGTGTACTTGATCTGGATGGCAAGTCCCAGCAACAGCATGACCAGGCAGCCGCGCCAGATCAGCGGGGGGTGCTCCGGACGCTTGACGCTGTCGACCACGCCCCACGCTGCCATGGCGACGAGCAGGTTGTAGAACACCGGGGCCTGTCCCATGCCGGCATTGAAAACCGGCATGAACAGGACATAGGCGGCGCCAGCCAGCCACGCGGCCTGAGGAGAAGCAATTTCGCGCGCCAGACGGGTCAAGACCATGGCCGTCAAGGTGAAGCTGATACCTGCGCCAATCTGGTAGGCGATCACGGGATCGAACGGGAGCGAAACCAGCGCCTCGTAGAGCAGGAACAGGCCGATAGGCTTGCGGTCCCAGATGTCGACATAGGGCACTGCGCCATCGCGCATGCGTTCGGCGACGAACAGGTAGAACTGCTCGTCGATGTGGACGACCGGGTTGCCGAAGAGGAAGCTGCGGGTGACGAGGAAAATCAGGGCGAACCCAGCCGCCTCGACCAGCCAGCCGGGCAAAACCTTCGGCCGGCGCAAGTTCCTGATGGCGGACGGGACAAACCTGCCGGGCAGCGTGCCTACCGTGGCCGCTGCCATGACGCCGCCAGTTTCGTTCATGCTCGCACTCCGTCCACCATTGCACCCGGGACGTTAACGGGCGAGCTGCCCGTTCCCTTCGCGCGGGCGACGCTAGGGAGCAAACGTCAATTGTCGACGCCAATTCCGTGCTGCAGTGCAACAAAGCTAGAGAAGGGCGACGGGCCGCCCTCTACGACCGACGAGCCGTTAGTAACGGCGGTGGCTTAGTCCAGAAACCGGGCCAGACCCTCGGCTGCGGCGGCATGGCCGGCGCGATTGGGGTGGATCGGGATGCCGTCTCCCGACGGCGCGGTGAGACCGTTGCTCCAGGGATCGGCCGAACAAGGCGCGTGGCTTTTGGACATCGCTGAAAAACGGAAGACTTCCGCGCCTTCCTCATGCGCGACCCTGGCGGTAAGCTTGGCCAGTCGCTTCGCCGCCGCTCGGCTCTGCTTCATCCGTTCGGCACTGATCGCAACTGAAGTGCAAGTGCCCTTTGGTGGCAGGACGGTGATGTAGTCGACAAACACCACGCGCGCCTCCGGTGCCCGCTGGCGCACTTCTCGGACGATGCGGCGCATGCGCTCTTCGTCGGCCTTCCACACGTCCTCGCCGATGTCGCGCCACTTCTGGCAGCGCGCATCGGGCGTGGTCGCCTGCTCGCAGGCAGCGGCAAAGATATTGCCGACAAAGTTCACGTCGTTGCCGCCGATGGTGATGGTGACAAGCCGGGTTTCGGCGGTGACGCTTTCGATCTGCGCCGGGACTTCCTTCCAAGGGCCGAGCACGTGTTCGGTCGTCGCGCCGCTGCAGGTGGCGTCAACCAGCGAGAGCTTGAGCCTTGCCGCGAGCAGGTTGGGGTAATTCAGTGTGCCCCGGCCACAGCGTGGCGGCGTGCCCGGCGTTGTCGGTCCGACTCCGGGCCGGCCGCGAACGAGCTGCCCAGCGCCACGTAACGCGCACCTTCAGGCAAGGGCGCAGGCTTGGCGAGGACCGGTGAAGCGGCAAGCGCGAGTGCCGCCATGCCCCAGCGCATCACTTGACCCATTCCAGCCCGATTTCCTCGTAGATCTCCTTGGCGTCGGCCCAGCGCTCGTCCACCTTGACGTGCAGGAACAGGTGGACCCTGGCATCCAGCAGTTGCGAAAGCTCCTTTCGCGCCGCTTCGCCGATGGCCTTGATCTTCGCGCCGCCCTTGCCCAGCACGATGGCGCGCTGGGTTTCGCGGGCGATCACGATCTGCTGGTGGATTTCGATCGAACCATCCTTGCGGGTGAGATACTTCTCTGGCCGCACCGTGCTGTCATAGGGAAGTTCATCGTGAAGCTGCCGATAGAGCTGCTCGCGGGTGATCTCGGCAGCCATCAGGCGCTCGCTGGCGTCAGATACCTGGTCCTCGGGATAGTGCCACGCGCCTTCGGGCATGAGCGCGGCAAGGCGCTGCTTGAGTTCGGGCACGCCATCGCCGGTGAGCGCAGAAACGAAGAATACCTCGTCGAATTCGGCCTCTTGCGTCAGCGCTTCGGCCATGACCAAGAGCGGTTCCTTCGGCGTCGAATCCACCTTGTTCAGCACCAGAAGCTTGCGTTCCGGCCGCCCTTTCAGCGTCTCGAGAATGGGTGCGAGATAGTCGCGCTTCTTCTTGCGCGCGTCGACCACAAGCAGGATCGCGTCGGCTTCGTGCGCACCGTCCCATGCCGCGCTGACCATGGCGCGATCAAGGCGGCGGCGGGGTTCGAACAGGCCGGGCGTATCGGCAAGAATGATCTGCGCCTTGTCCTCGCCGATATCCTCCAGCGCAATGCCCATGAGGCGCGCGCGCGTCGTCTGCGCCTTGGCCGAAACGATCGCCACCTTCTGGCCGACGAGAGCGTTGACGAGGGTGGACTTGCCGGCGTT is a window of Novosphingobium sp. THN1 DNA encoding:
- the murI gene encoding glutamate racemase, with translation MTASHQPDAAAPLLLFDSGVGGLSVLKKVRGILPEAPVIYVADNAGLPYGDKTEAQIAARVSGLLGRLTERLRPRLVCIACNTASTIALAAVREVLEVPIVGTVPAIKPAAAMTKTGVIGLLGTTATIRQAYVDRLEAEFASDKLLLRHGAPELVAAAEAKLRGEPVDPAIYQRAAQALQEMPGGDRIDTVVLACTHFPLVQDELAEAFGPGVQFVDGSDGIARRIASLTQGQSWHRDRPDLALFTRNGDDVAALRQALARHGLDRIETF
- a CDS encoding type III PLP-dependent enzyme, translated to MHIHPDALAVVRASAPEQPAILNRPHAAARAARFFVEKFPGKSLYAVKANPSADLIRILWDSGVTHYDVASIAEVRLVRETLPEAVLCFMHPVKAPAAIREAYHTYGVRVFSLDSIEELEKIKAATADADGNVPEDLTLCVRLRVSSEYSELSLASKFGCDLTNAAELLQATRQVADSLGVCFHVGSQSMSPHAYVQALERVRAAIVDASVLVDIIDVGGGFPSIYPGMEPPPLEDYFGVIDRTYESLPVSYSAELWCEPGRALCAEYNSMIVRVERRRGAELYINDGAYGALFDAAHVGWRFPVRVLRDEVANDVETEIEMEPFSFYGPTCDDMDHMEGPFELPVDMKVGDYIEIGMLGAYGAAMKTAFNGFGATEVFEVTDEPMSSQYRGDRRDPRVSDNVVSLR
- a CDS encoding YkvA family protein, with translation MAAKALQDLKAWARRIKRNVVALWLAARDPRVPVAAKVVAAIVAAYALSPIDLIPDFIPILGYLDDVILVPLGISLAVRMIPAPLMEDLRERASLVDKPRSTVGLIAIVALWVVSIAALYHAVIARH
- a CDS encoding MBL fold metallo-hydrolase produces the protein MGRISRFMIVLLAALGFAYYWLLVNAGPQVPARRIDLGALRKAADAMPGGKPTAITYATVAMRDVPGAALAAGTGLRQITSGITAWQIETPKGGIVIDPGISEDDARSMGFEIYSHRAQQLVDGWMDRATMILFTHAHIDHIGGFLDYPRFKSIEGKAVVSEGMMGNINALWRENAQLLHTPRKFAPIEAVAPGVVLIQTPGHTPASEMIYVRLASGREYIFAGDTASLAANVEIPTPRSRLVADLLAPEDRSAVMGWLKGLKALKKANEGLVIVPSHDAGWVMTKGPEYGITLAPELRKAETTK
- the hemA gene encoding 5-aminolevulinate synthase: MNYDQVFDSAIERLHSEGRYRVFIDILRNKGAYPNARCFAGHNGPKPITVWCSNDYLAMGQHPKVIEAMEEALHNVGAGSGGTRNIGGNTHYHIQLEEELADLHGKEGALLFTSGYVSNDATLSTLAKILPGCVIFSDELNHASMIAGIRNSGAEKKVFRHNDVEHLEQLLAETDPALPKLIAFESVYSMDGDVAPIHAICDLAEKYNALTYIDEVHAVGMYGPRGGGITDRDEAAHRIDIIEGTLGKAFGVMGGYIAADRKIIDVIRSYAPGFIFTTSLSPVLVAGVLASVRHLKASSEEREGQQAAAAYLKKAFADAGLPVMASTTHIVPLMVGDPVRAKKISDILLAEYGVYVQPINFPTVPRGTERLRFTPGPSHTEAMMDELTEALVEIWQRMEMEIRKAA
- a CDS encoding nitroreductase, with translation MSVPSYDEVVLGRRSIRGYLDKPVPRALIEEILTMAMRSPTSMNTQPWHFHVITGEPLERIRKGNTERILAGEPDSREFRKGSPFAGVHRDRQVEVAKQLFGAMGIARDDAPARQDWVLRGFRQFDAPVCVIVTYDRELSGSDDTAFDCGAVTTALVNAAWSRGLGCVINSQGIMQSPVVREHAGIPDDQVIMKAVALGWPDPAFPANAVVSNRKSVDEAARFVGFD